The Ananas comosus cultivar F153 linkage group 20, ASM154086v1, whole genome shotgun sequence region aaaattttggagggttattttataaaaaagccccaaaataaccaaattgtcattactttttctataaataaaaaattattttttaatatatttttgtcattttaaaggatatttttggtataaattataagaaatggatgGAATAGTGATGAAACCCTGACAGAGGGGAGTTAAATgcaaaaacttgaaattttcagggggtaaaatatagaattttaaaagtcaGAAAGTGAAAGTAAAAAAGCTGGTATTTATAAGAgggttttttataatttagcttgCTAAAATTGCTTATGAATTATCTGTTCTTATTTGTTGTATTCTTGTTAATTTGGTTCATGATGATTCTGCCATGCtgatcagaaaaaaaaaaaaaatttctttttcattctatcacataaaaataaaaaaataataaatattgaagCTAGATCACTCATTTTCCAACTTTGATgcctaataattattattataattagagcacaaaaatagggttttttttttgtcctgagatttgaatttaacaaaattttgtgTAAAACATGCGAGCTagactgctatactatcggtagtatggacgcctccgtgctactaagttgtttcaatatattttgatcaatttttaaaaaatttggtgcgaatctgtaaaatctaaAACGACAGCCTATATTTGCAAAAgcaaactaataaattttttatgcaaattggcctttgaAAATTGAGAcgtctcgaaaaaaaaaagaaaaaaaagatggggGACCTTGCTTAGAAGGGCCAACATGCATGTTTGCTTAAGTGGGCGCTTGGTTAGGCATAAAACAAACCGAAAATTATTCgcaatatgaaattttttttttttgatttgatgtaaaaatattttttcataaaaatatttttttgggtttttatttattattttttatagaaaaataaaaatttaagttgtgTAAAACTTatcttattcattttttttattgaactaaacaaatattaatttttttcttctaatcaaataaatgttgatgaaaatttatgtttttacaaatcaaatgctataaatttttttttggatcgaaaatatttttcacgaaatatttttttttataattttagttaaacGAAAGTACCCTAAATGAATTACAATGATTTCCTTCGACTTGGGTGGATTTCGATAAGGGTAAGCAAATCATACAATTTGAGATATGATTCTCCATGATTTATGTTTTACAAATGTAGGAAAATACTTGTACgtcaaattttctcttttttttttttttttctaattgccATGTGCTGTAGAAAAAAAGATAGCTTCGTGTCCTTTTTGGCTACCTCAAATCCTAGAATTATAAAGGCCTGTTTGGAAACTCCTGAAATAATTACagtggtttttttctttttaatctacAGTTGATGTGCGTGTCCCAATACAACATTACCCTATTTAAAAGTACTTTATTTCTATgttgtttcaactttcaagaGCCCTCaactttttgttcttttctcatttttttctcaACATAGCTAAGAGTGAATTTCTATGTTGCAAAGATACATATACTGGGATATGAATACGATCATACAACACAATACAGATACGATCCtacgacacgatacggataAGATGATACAACAATTCTAAAAACTCTTGGATATGATATAGGGGGTAtagttgaataaaatattagtttaaatatattttaatatatattgattgtatgtaatgatatattaaGGATAATCAGGATATTTGTTATATGCTGATATATATTTGCTTGCATAATTGTTTTAGATTTGTTCAtcaaaaaagataatcaatcgtatgaaataataaattcaaaaagtATTAATCAACTATCATCCAACTTGATCAAATAATAACAATAGATATTTAGTGGCACAGACTAGAAAATTAGATGAATTCATCATATATATctgttttattatattttattatataaaatagtaataaaaaaaatgctaacactttgatagaagaagaaaaaaatcacTCTACGGCCTTTGTTAATTAGTGCTAGGTTGATAAATTAGATAAGAGAAAGTAAAAGCTAAGtcataaaggatttaaccaTAGCTTAATCATGCATGGAgatagagcgagagagagcaCCTTCAACCATCCACGAGCAAAGAGATCAAAGAAATGACGAATTGAAGAGAGAATGAcatttttctcactctttctTTATTTGCAATGGTTCAGGATGTGGGCGATTTGAAAAGTTTTGAGTTCCgatcattttagaccaaaaaagaatCCGACCATATCCCCCATATCCTCCCGTATCCCTCCCGTATCTGAGTCATATCCAATATTTTTTCttagtttttaaaaatgccGAGTACTTCATTCCCATATCGGATACAtatcgggcgcgtatcggtATCCAATATAGGAacggcatgaaatttgaagtatccgtgcTTTAGaggtgaatttttattttacccaAAGATAGAAAGTTTTAGAGAAAACATAATGTATCTCAACGCTTTATTTTAGATATCCATACAGTTCTTTGTAAAAACAATTGTTCATTGTGTtgaaaaaccctctttttttttccattacaATGTTTTTATATGGTTCCCAAACAGCATAAATTATGCAGATCAGGTTGGGATTGGGAGCAAAAAATAGCAGCACAAAAATACCGAATGGGGTTGGAGCTCTCGCCTTTTTTGATGTTAGTTTTTTGCTCTCGATTCCGCCCCAATGTATCGCTGCATAATTTGGAAGAAAAGGATTTCAATTCATGTTGTTTTTACATGCTCTAGTTAATACTATTTCAAATGATTCAAAAGCATTTGGTGGGTTTGTTTGAGGCCGAATTTGGTGTTAGTTACAACATATGcatagccttttttttttttttaaaaaaaacacttcTTAAAATGAACATACTAGTTTTCTCACATTCCATGCAACACCAAATTAATTTAAACGCAAAAATTcatatctaatttaattaaattgaataccaataaaattcaaaatcagttGGATTATGTTCATATTAGATTCAATCACATATCATTCCAATTCCCGACCAACGATTTCAACCCCAAATCGAACTCACTCAAATTCATTCAAATTGcgaatcaaatccaaattaaaattttgattctaagCCAAGTAACTAAAGTTCCAACACGACATTCAAATCGGAGGCTACTTACGAACCCTAATTGTTGGAATTTGGGCGAAATTGAGAGCAAAAGGTAGGTAAATTGGAATGATTTCGCAATGGAATTCAATTCAACTCCAAATTAGTTCAAACGCAACAATCCataactaattattaaattaaaatgaatacTTCTGAATTCAAAACCAATTTGAATTCCATTCGTATTTGATTCAACCACACATCATTCCAAGTTCCAACTAACACATTTTTCAGTCAAATTCATTCGAATTGCGAAgcaaatccaaattaaatttcGATTCCAAACCAAGTCGCTAAAGTTCCAACACGAAATTGAAGCGGAGGCTAGTTACAAACCCTAATTGTTGGAATTTGAtccgaaataaaaaaaaacgccATAGGAAAGAGGATCGAGcgaaaaccctagatttgggtAGGTGGGGTTAGGGAGGGGGAATGATCGAACCTTTGGGTTGCTCCGTCGCCATGGACACGACCTTCGCCGTGGCCCTCGACACGCCCCAAAAAGCCCTAAAAATAGGTTATGAGAAGGAGGAAGAAACAATATTCAACGGTCAACACAAAGGGCGATACACACAACTCCAACTTAGAGTGCTATATAGGGATATGTAATATCTGTCTTTGTTAGGGAGAAAATTGCAAATATGCCAGATTTATGTGGTAAATTTACGGATAACCCCTAAATTATATGACATTTGGAAAAGAATCCTTACCTCTTTTATTTCGGCACGAACTTCTTAGGTAAAATTTATGGATAAACCCCCTTAATTAATGCTCCGTTCTGAAAAGATTCCTCAACTTAAAAAGTAGTGTCATTTCATGCAATgcgtatagttgaggggctttcCATAcaatttttctccaaattaaaattctataaaTATCAAATAAGAATTTGTATATGCGcttatgaaaacaaaaaaaaaagagaaaattttagcCCTTCGTTCCTCTCGGCGCCGCTCTCCCCAAACCCTCGTCCCGAGTGTAACTTTAATGTCTCCATTCCTTCCCCCTTCATCTCCGACGATCTCTCCTTTGGGTTAGGGTTCGGATTCAAcgcttatattttaatttttttgggaatTTTTTCACGATTTAGTTGTATAAGGAAGTGCTTCATTTGGGTGGTTTTCGAAATGGGTTCTGCTTTTGCTGTTGATTTTTGCTGCATCAGGAAGCGGAAATTAGCTTCGGAGCCGTAAAAGAAGCAGCTTTGGTGaaaagcttctgcttttgcttcAGAAGGAAACTGTTTAGCAAACCGAAATTCTGTTCGGGAAGAAGCTTAGGGTTAGGGATTATTGCGTTTTACTTGTGACGTGAAATGGATGTTGTTTGCTGTAATATAGGGTAGTGCGCAGGAAAGGTGTTTGTTGAAATGCCGAAGAGAAAAAagtgcttcttttttttgggtttaaaattttgactatCTGAATCGTTTTGTTAGTGTAGCTTGTGGAAAGTAGGATTTATTTTTCCGTTTACAATAACTCAACGAAAAacttttacactattaaatCGGACCATCTAAATGCATTTGCGGCTTTTGGATTAATAAACTGTCCCTCTCATCAtaataaggggaaaaaaagcaaaaaaaaaagggacaacAGTCTCTTGCGGAATTTAGAAGTAGAAGTTTAAAttaaagcttctgcttttgatgttcaaaaattcattttagCTTCTTATTGCAGCCAGAGGCATGTTTTTGCTTTTGGTTCGCAAAGCCATTCTTCTCCTATACTCGAAGCTTGGACAAACAAGCACCCAGGGCTTGTTTGGCTCTACTGTAGGGTGTATTGCTGTCCGATGAAGTGTTGTTTGGAtagtgcttttagaagaagcaTTGTACTAAAAATTCCTTCAATAGATTGTCTCTGCAGTAGAAGTAGGAGCACCAAATTCGAGCTTCTAGCTTTGGGCTTCAGAATCTCATTTATCATTCCCGCTGCAGTATAAGCACCAGATTTTTCCTGTTTGCCAAATGCTCTATTAAAAGTGACTATTGTTGAGAGTAGAAGTAGAAGCGGGACCAAATAATCACTTAGTACCCAAGTTCGATTATTgttgcttttccttttcaaaaTCTATGCATTTTTTTATCAATCTTCTTCTTGGATTTCATCGCTATCTTTTGTAACACGTGTGTTAAACTAATTTGTATTCAAATGATTTTTCAGGAAAAATGGTGAACAACTGAACTAGATGTTGATTGACTCCACCTCCTCATGCATTTAGTAATAAGCAATGGCACGCTGTTTCCTCTTTCTTCGAAGGCTGCAAAGGCCGCCTTCTTTATCTCTTCATAATTTGCTTTTTTCTAGAGCATTTGCTGCCCCTCTCCCTCCATCGTTATGGTcatcactttttctttttgattctcGTAACTTCCCTAATTTGTTCGGTGGAGGTTGTCCTCAATCTTTTCTCCTAGTTTCGATTAGATTCCTTTACCAAATTATACAGAACTAACTATGTAATCGTCATATACCTACCATGTAACTTTTTGATTTGTGTGGATACTTCGATCCTATTTAACCCATAAATTTAATGGAAATGTTATGATTGTAAACATTAGACATTTTCTTGTGACAAtgaaaaggttggggaccaaactGAAACCTTCTAAAGAGTTTGGGGAACTCTAATGCAATTCACCCTCAGTTCGTTCCTCATCATCTCTCGTCGCGTTTTAAAGCAGGTATTCTCTTAACAAAAGTTCACACTCATTTCACCCATTTGGAAATTTATGGAATATAAGGAATGTTAGCTATGGATCAGTGAATCTCGTCCTTAATGACGGGATGCCAAAATTCGAGACCCATGAGATAGAGCCTTTGAAAAAGAGGAAATGGCTCACGAAGAAGCGACTTAAGCTCAAAAGGAAACGGGAGAAGAGTAAAAGGAAGGACGCAAACAAAAAGGATCCACGACGAATACGGCCGAAAGGGTTgaagaaaaagcaaaaatttCCCACTGCCGAGGCTCGGATCAAGTATAAGATTGAGAAGGTATCTAATTTACCCTTTTGTGTTGCTACTCTCTTtggttttagattttatttattaatttattttgtaagtTGTTAAGTGTTAACTTATACATTCATTTGAAATAACCATCCATTTATTTGAAGAAACCATCCCAGTAGGATGCTTGGTTTGGCAGACCCTATGTGATCGTTCATTCAAAAAGAGTAGGAATGGATTTTCCATTTGCTTATCCAGTCTAATCTCAGACAAAGTCAGTTAGTGTAGGACTGTAGGCGGTGTAAGATAGTTAGGAAGTCTTTCTATTTTACTGTGATATATGAATGatattagttataaatatatatgtttagCTATTGAcaagcccctttttttttttttttcagtttacaCTAGGGAAATTTTGTGTCATCATGTCCTGTAACTTATTATAGATACTAGGAAAATTTTGTATCATCATGTCCTGTAACTTATTATAGATAGGAATTTTAATTTAGTCGATCATTTTCAATGCAGGCCAAACTAAAGGAAGCTATGCTTGTCGAAAAGCTAAAGAAATATGAAGTCCCGGAAGTTCAAGGCCCGATGGTTAAACCTGAAGAACTGACGGGTGAGGAACGATTTTACGTAAAGAAGATGGCTCAGAGAAAATCTAACTATGTTCCCATTGGACGGCGAGGCATATTTGGAGGAGTAATACTCAACATGCACTTGCATTGGAAAAAGCATGAAACTGTTAAGGTTATCTGCAAGCCTTGTAAACCAGGCCAAGTTCATGAATATGCTAGAGAATTAGAAAGGCTTAGTGGTGGGGTAGCTATTCAGGTTATTGGGAATGACACGATTGTTTTCTATCGTGGAAAGAACTATGTTCAGCCTGAGGTTATGTCACCGATTGATACACTATCGAAGAAAAAGGTACTTgcaatttgagtttttttttttttagtttttttcttttagttttttagttttttttttaataatttgctTCTTTGATTGCACAACTTTTCAACTACACAATTTAACTACTTGGGAAGCAGAAGCCAAGCATTTGAAAAACAAGGAATTTAGAGATTTTGGCTTGAGTTATATATTGAAATGAGCTTCTAGGATGCAAAAGGAAAAGCTCCACTTGAAGCTTGTGCTGCAGCATTCTGCTGTTAGGAGTGCTTGTTTGGCTTGGTTTCTTGAGCACCTCATCTGCTCGAGAAGCATATGCCGAGTGTTTCAGAAACACAAATATTTAGGCTTGTGAGTTGGCACAAAAGCAAAATGAGCTCTGTGCACCAAAAATGGAAGCTCTAGTTTGGGGcctctttttctattttcatacTGGAGCTGTTGGGAGCCAAACAAGTCTGCTTACACAGCACTTCTGCATAAGCAGAACAAGTTCTTAAGAAGAAAGCTGCTAGGGCTCCAAGCAGCTCTACTGAAACATCTTTCAAGCAgctaaattttaacaattttgttCTTAGGCACTTGAGAAATCAAAATATGAGCAGTCGCTTGAGACAGTTAGGCGGTTCATCGCGATATCTGAGAAGGAGCTCGAGCTTTACTACCGACATGTGGCACTTTACGGCGACCCACAGACAAGGAATGCTGATTTAGTTTATGGTGATGATCAGAAAACCCCTTTTAGCATGGGAACAGAGGAATTGAATTTTTCCAAGGAAGAAAGAGTTTGTTCTTCTGATCATTGTGATATATCAGAAGATTTTTCTGGCATGGAAGTTGACTCAGATTATGAATTTGATTCCAACGAAGGGGAATTCACTGAAGATGAAACTGATTCTGATGTGGAAGAAGAATCTAATTGTCAGGTGGATTTAGAGGATGGAGAAGAGGAATTTGAAGTGCCAAAATATCCAGCTTGATGATATTCTGATTCATCAAGTCAAAAGAGTGGACTTCCAAGCTATATTTTCTTCATGCAAAGGTGCGCCTAGTTTTGATTTATTTGGTAA contains the following coding sequences:
- the LOC109725677 gene encoding uncharacterized CRM domain-containing protein At3g25440, chloroplastic-like; amino-acid sequence: MARCFLFLRRLQRPPSLSLHNLLFSRAFAAPLPPSLWYSLNKSSHSFHPFGNLWNIRNVSYGSVNLVLNDGMPKFETHEIEPLKKRKWLTKKRLKLKRKREKSKRKDANKKDPRRIRPKGLKKKQKFPTAEARIKYKIEKAKLKEAMLVEKLKKYEVPEVQGPMVKPEELTGEERFYVKKMAQRKSNYVPIGRRGIFGGVILNMHLHWKKHETVKVICKPCKPGQVHEYARELERLSGGVAIQVIGNDTIVFYRGKNYVQPEVMSPIDTLSKKKALEKSKYEQSLETVRRFIAISEKELELYYRHVALYGDPQTRNADLVYGDDQKTPFSMGTEELNFSKEERVCSSDHCDISEDFSGMEVDSDYEFDSNEGEFTEDETDSDVEEESNCQVDLEDGEEEFEVPKYPA